In Stenotrophomonas sp. ESTM1D_MKCIP4_1, a single genomic region encodes these proteins:
- a CDS encoding SMR family transporter, giving the protein MFRTVPTPGALVAWACLTVAIVAEVVGTSFMAHAARAGGWFGYAVMAAALALSYYFLALSVRRIAVGVAYAVWEGLGLTLLTVVDVWVFGEHLSLQQLAGLLLAVAGIVCVTLGEAHG; this is encoded by the coding sequence ATGTTCCGCACTGTTCCCACCCCAGGCGCGCTGGTCGCTTGGGCCTGCCTGACCGTGGCCATCGTTGCCGAAGTGGTCGGCACCTCGTTCATGGCGCATGCCGCCCGCGCTGGCGGCTGGTTCGGCTACGCGGTAATGGCCGCTGCGCTGGCGCTGTCCTATTACTTTCTTGCCCTGTCGGTGCGCCGCATCGCCGTAGGTGTGGCATACGCGGTATGGGAGGGCCTGGGCCTGACCCTGCTGACCGTGGTGGATGTGTGGGTGTTCGGTGAGCACCTCTCGCTGCAGCAGCTCGCCGGGTTGCTGCTGGCGGTGGCCGGTATCGTCTGCGTCACCCTTGGGGAGGCGCACGGATGA
- a CDS encoding LysR family transcriptional regulator — MPYSPESLQAFVEAAALGSFSAAARRLRKTQSTVSTAIAHLEADLGVALFDRSGRYPQLTAAGREVLGHAQEILAADQRLQQLSVRLTAPVEPQLTVVFSDVYQLDPAQRVLQRFAEAFPDVTLEWLDAEGRDVLEIVASGRAHLGLLPRQDHYPDAVRVQPLAHYSELCVFIAPEHPLAQAGRRAAAQLARHRQVRLSAQADHERAAAGRVWTASDYLMVMEMAEDGIGWAELPKALVQRYDRGRLLELRLPGWPRRIHSDLVWRRDSTPGPVAQWWAEALG, encoded by the coding sequence ATGCCCTACTCGCCTGAATCCCTGCAGGCCTTCGTCGAGGCCGCAGCGCTCGGCTCATTCTCGGCCGCGGCGCGCCGCCTGCGCAAAACCCAGTCCACGGTCAGCACTGCCATTGCCCATCTGGAGGCCGACCTGGGCGTGGCCCTGTTCGACCGCAGCGGCCGCTACCCGCAGCTGACTGCAGCCGGGCGCGAAGTGCTTGGCCACGCGCAGGAAATCCTGGCCGCCGACCAGCGGCTGCAGCAGCTGAGCGTGCGCCTGACGGCACCGGTGGAACCACAGCTGACCGTGGTGTTTTCCGATGTGTACCAGCTCGACCCGGCCCAGCGCGTGCTGCAGCGGTTTGCCGAGGCATTCCCGGATGTGACCCTGGAATGGCTGGATGCCGAAGGCCGCGACGTGCTGGAGATCGTGGCCAGCGGCCGTGCCCATCTGGGCCTGCTGCCGCGCCAGGACCACTACCCCGATGCGGTGCGGGTACAGCCGTTGGCCCACTACAGCGAACTGTGCGTGTTCATCGCGCCCGAACACCCGCTGGCGCAGGCGGGCAGACGCGCCGCCGCGCAGTTGGCGCGGCACCGGCAGGTCCGCTTGAGTGCCCAGGCCGACCATGAGCGCGCCGCTGCCGGCCGGGTGTGGACCGCGTCGGACTACCTGATGGTGATGGAGATGGCCGAGGACGGCATTGGCTGGGCAGAACTGCCCAAGGCACTGGTGCAGCGTTACGACCGCGGGCGTCTGCTGGAGCTGCGCCTGCCCGGTTGGCCGCGGCGTATCCATAGTGATCTGGTGTGGCGACGCGACAGCACGCCGGGCCCGGTCGCGCAATGGTGGGCCGAGGCGCTGGGGTGA
- a CDS encoding multidrug efflux SMR transporter, which yields MNMMALFFVICSALFDVAANMMVAKSDGFLRWRWGVGAVVLVWVAFALLGQAVRHIDLATAYALWGAIGVIGTATCGRLLFGNRLRPIGWVGIALVTAAVLLLSTA from the coding sequence ATGAACATGATGGCGCTGTTTTTCGTGATCTGTTCGGCCCTGTTCGACGTGGCTGCCAACATGATGGTGGCCAAGTCCGACGGCTTCCTCCGCTGGCGCTGGGGCGTCGGTGCCGTTGTACTGGTGTGGGTGGCCTTCGCCCTGCTGGGCCAGGCCGTGCGCCATATCGACCTGGCCACGGCCTATGCGCTGTGGGGCGCCATTGGCGTGATCGGTACCGCCACGTGCGGGCGCCTGTTGTTCGGCAATCGCCTGCGCCCGATCGGTTGGGTGGGTATTGCGCTGGTGACGGCGGCGGTTCTGCTGCTCAGCACGGCCTGA